A stretch of Pseudomonas sp. LRP2-20 DNA encodes these proteins:
- a CDS encoding Dyp-type peroxidase yields MPFQQGLLATPVPAHARHLFFALQSPEALSAVLDALLPQVDGQNLILGIGAPLVKALGRDIPGLRAFPQLDAAVENPSTQHALWLWLRGNERGELLLQAQALEQALAPALRLADSVDGFLHRGGHDLTGYQDGTENPVDQDAVDAAIVAGEQPGLAGSSFAAFQLWKHDLEYFKSLPQADQDNIIGRRLSDNEELEDAPESAHVKRTAQESFDPEAFMVRRSVAWADGRGAGLAFVALGHSFDAFEVQLRRMSGLEDGIIDGLYRFSRPLTGGYYWCPPMAEAGLDLSALLQA; encoded by the coding sequence ATGCCGTTCCAGCAAGGTCTGCTTGCCACCCCCGTGCCGGCCCACGCCCGTCACCTGTTCTTCGCCCTGCAGTCGCCCGAGGCGTTGTCTGCCGTACTGGATGCACTGCTGCCGCAGGTGGATGGCCAGAACCTCATCCTCGGCATCGGCGCCCCCTTGGTGAAAGCCCTGGGCCGTGACATTCCTGGCCTGCGCGCCTTCCCGCAACTCGATGCGGCAGTGGAAAACCCGAGCACCCAGCACGCCCTGTGGCTGTGGCTGCGCGGCAACGAGCGCGGCGAGCTGTTGCTCCAGGCCCAGGCCCTGGAGCAAGCGCTGGCCCCGGCGCTGCGCCTGGCTGACAGTGTCGATGGTTTCCTGCACCGCGGTGGCCATGACCTGACCGGTTACCAAGACGGCACCGAGAACCCGGTGGACCAGGATGCGGTAGATGCCGCCATTGTCGCCGGCGAGCAGCCGGGGCTGGCCGGTTCCAGCTTCGCCGCCTTCCAGCTGTGGAAGCACGACCTGGAATACTTCAAGTCACTGCCCCAGGCCGACCAGGACAACATCATCGGCCGCCGCCTGAGCGACAACGAAGAGCTCGAAGACGCCCCGGAGTCAGCCCACGTCAAGCGTACCGCCCAGGAAAGTTTCGACCCGGAAGCCTTCATGGTGCGCCGCTCGGTAGCCTGGGCCGATGGCCGTGGCGCAGGCCTGGCGTTCGTTGCCCTGGGCCACAGCTTCGATGCCTTCGAAGTGCAACTGCGGCGCATGAGCGGCCTGGAAGACGGCATCATCGACGGCCTGTACCGCTTCAGCCGGCCGCTGACCGGTGGCTACTACTGGTGCCCACCGATGGCCGAGGCAGGTCTGGACCTGAGCGCGCTGCTGCAGGCCTGA
- a CDS encoding bile acid:sodium symporter family protein → MTASPLLTAFLPLALGIIMLGLGLSLTLADFARVVKYPKPVVIGLCCQILLLPLVCFLIANGFGLEAALAVGLMLLAASPGGTTANLFSHLAHGDVALNITLTAVNSLIAILTMPLLVNLSLAWFMESDQAIPLQFAKVMQVFAIVLLPVAVGMLIRHWAPRFAARMEKPMKLVAALFLAFTIVLALAKDWQTVVDYAPVVGLAALLFNLISLALGYWVPRLLSIPKPQAIAIGMEIGIHNGTLAIALALSPALLNNASMAVPAALYSLIMFFTAAGFGWWVSRGRVAPAPAAGA, encoded by the coding sequence ATGACCGCCTCTCCCTTGCTGACTGCGTTCCTCCCCCTGGCGCTGGGCATCATCATGCTCGGGCTTGGCCTGTCCCTGACCCTGGCTGACTTCGCCCGCGTGGTGAAATACCCGAAACCGGTGGTGATCGGCCTGTGCTGCCAGATTCTGCTGTTACCACTGGTGTGCTTCCTGATCGCCAACGGCTTTGGCCTGGAAGCGGCTCTGGCAGTCGGCCTGATGCTGCTGGCGGCGTCCCCCGGCGGCACCACTGCCAACCTGTTCAGCCACCTGGCCCACGGTGATGTGGCGTTGAATATCACCCTGACCGCAGTCAATTCGTTGATCGCGATCCTCACCATGCCGCTGCTGGTGAACCTGTCCCTGGCCTGGTTCATGGAATCGGACCAGGCCATTCCCTTGCAATTCGCCAAGGTCATGCAGGTGTTCGCCATCGTCCTGCTGCCGGTGGCCGTGGGCATGCTGATCCGCCACTGGGCGCCGCGCTTTGCCGCGCGCATGGAAAAACCGATGAAACTGGTGGCAGCGCTGTTCCTGGCATTCACCATCGTCCTGGCGCTGGCCAAGGACTGGCAGACCGTCGTCGACTATGCCCCGGTGGTGGGCCTGGCCGCCTTGCTGTTCAACCTGATCAGCCTGGCACTCGGCTACTGGGTGCCGCGCCTGCTGAGCATTCCCAAGCCCCAGGCCATCGCCATCGGCATGGAAATCGGTATCCACAATGGCACCCTGGCCATCGCCCTGGCGTTGAGCCCAGCGCTGCTGAACAACGCCAGCATGGCCGTGCCGGCCGCGCTGTACAGCCTGATCATGTTCTTTACCGCAGCCGGGTTTGGTTGGTGGGTCAGCCGCGGTCGCGTGGCACCCGCGCCTGCAGCTGGCGCTTGA
- a CDS encoding sterol desaturase family protein: MLFNLAVLLGTLVAMEGVGTLAHKYIMHGWGWWLHRSHHEPQLGMLETNDLYLVALGLIATALVALGKAGHAPLQWVGAGVAGYGVLYVLAHDGFFHRHWPRKPRPVNRYLKRLYRAHRLHHAVKGRTGSVSFGFFYAPPLKVLKRQLQARVPRDRG; encoded by the coding sequence ATGCTGTTCAATCTCGCCGTGCTGCTCGGCACCCTGGTGGCCATGGAAGGTGTCGGCACGCTGGCTCACAAGTACATCATGCATGGCTGGGGCTGGTGGCTGCACCGTTCGCACCATGAGCCGCAACTGGGCATGCTGGAAACCAACGACCTGTACCTGGTGGCGCTGGGCCTGATCGCCACGGCGCTGGTCGCCCTGGGCAAGGCCGGCCATGCGCCATTGCAGTGGGTGGGCGCTGGCGTGGCCGGGTATGGGGTGCTGTACGTATTGGCCCACGACGGCTTCTTCCACCGGCACTGGCCGCGCAAGCCACGGCCGGTCAACCGCTACCTCAAGCGCCTGTACCGTGCCCATCGGTTGCACCACGCCGTGAAGGGCCGCACCGGCAGCGTGTCGTTCGGCTTTTTCTATGCGCCACCGCTGAAGGTGCTCAAGCGCCAGCTGCAGGCGCGGGTGCCACGCGACCGCGGCTGA
- a CDS encoding MgtC/SapB family protein, whose product MDWKVFLLRVGIALLLGALIGAERQLRQRLTGLRTNALVSTGACLFVLMTQAVPGMAPNDASRVAAYVVSGIGFLGGGVIMRDGFNVRGLNTAATLWCTAAVGVLCSLGLLLEASLGSLMVLCANILLRDIAQRLDRQEVLPANEVEQRFEVRIVCRAEDEIQVRSLMLHSLGDPQLRLQSLHSEDLANPARLEVRAELLGNPQAPAQLERLVGRVSLEKGVSSVRWQLQPQALAAD is encoded by the coding sequence ATGGATTGGAAAGTCTTTCTGCTGCGCGTCGGCATTGCCCTGCTGCTTGGCGCCCTGATCGGTGCCGAGCGCCAACTGCGTCAGCGCCTGACCGGGCTGCGCACCAACGCCCTGGTCAGCACCGGTGCCTGCCTGTTTGTGCTGATGACCCAGGCGGTGCCCGGCATGGCCCCCAACGATGCCTCGCGGGTGGCCGCTTACGTGGTGTCGGGTATCGGGTTTCTCGGGGGTGGGGTCATCATGCGCGATGGCTTCAACGTGCGTGGCCTGAACACCGCCGCCACGCTCTGGTGCACCGCGGCGGTCGGTGTGCTGTGCAGCCTCGGGCTGCTGCTCGAGGCCTCGCTTGGCAGCCTGATGGTGCTGTGTGCCAACATCCTGCTGCGCGATATCGCCCAGCGCCTCGACCGCCAGGAGGTGCTGCCCGCCAACGAGGTTGAGCAACGCTTCGAGGTGCGCATCGTCTGCCGCGCCGAGGATGAAATCCAGGTGCGCAGCCTGATGCTGCACAGCCTGGGCGACCCGCAGCTGCGCCTGCAATCGCTGCACAGTGAAGACCTGGCCAACCCGGCCCGCCTGGAAGTGCGCGCAGAACTGCTCGGCAACCCCCAGGCACCGGCGCAGCTGGAACGGCTGGTAGGTCGCGTGAGCCTGGAAAAAGGCGTCAGCTCGGTGCGCTGGCAGTTGCAGCCACAGGCATTGGCGGCGGACTAA
- the dksA gene encoding RNA polymerase-binding protein DksA, producing the protein MTEEELLRQAPAAYMNEVQQQFFRTLLLGQRFDLQARIDLEFQALREQEVLSDPADIGSAEEERQWRLRSLEREKKLLDKIDQALERLARGEYGWCEETGEPIGLRRLLLRPTATLCIEAKERQEQKERHLRDER; encoded by the coding sequence ATGACTGAAGAGGAACTGCTGCGCCAGGCGCCTGCAGCCTATATGAACGAGGTGCAACAGCAATTTTTCCGCACGTTGCTGCTTGGTCAGCGCTTCGACCTGCAAGCCCGCATCGACCTGGAGTTCCAGGCCCTGCGCGAGCAGGAAGTACTCAGCGACCCGGCCGACATCGGCAGCGCCGAAGAGGAACGGCAGTGGCGGCTGCGCTCGCTGGAGCGGGAAAAGAAGCTGCTGGACAAGATCGACCAGGCACTGGAGCGCCTGGCGCGCGGTGAATATGGCTGGTGCGAGGAAACCGGTGAGCCGATTGGCCTGCGCCGTCTGCTGCTGCGCCCCACGGCAACGCTGTGCATCGAAGCCAAGGAGCGCCAGGAGCAGAAGGAGCGGCACCTGCGCGACGAGCGTTAG
- a CDS encoding GNAT family N-acetyltransferase: MHIRPALLDDIAQLIAIEQSAAQAFLRLPELAWLARAEGLDEKAHKAFIADAGSWLAEDDQGQALGFVCLRLEGQALHIHELSVRLPSQGQGIGRQLLDQACAVARHRGAQEVTLTTFAQVAWNGPFYARHGFEVLDEQQLGARLQGILATERAHGLSGRCAMRLPLA; the protein is encoded by the coding sequence ATGCACATACGCCCCGCTCTACTCGATGACATCGCCCAGCTGATTGCCATCGAGCAATCGGCCGCCCAAGCGTTCTTGCGGCTGCCTGAGCTGGCCTGGCTGGCACGTGCCGAGGGGCTGGATGAGAAGGCGCACAAGGCCTTCATTGCCGACGCTGGCAGCTGGTTGGCCGAGGATGATCAGGGGCAGGCTCTGGGCTTTGTGTGCCTGCGCCTGGAAGGCCAAGCGCTGCACATTCACGAGCTTTCGGTACGCTTGCCGTCACAGGGGCAAGGAATCGGCAGGCAGCTGCTGGACCAGGCGTGTGCCGTGGCGCGGCATCGGGGTGCCCAGGAGGTCACCTTGACCACCTTTGCGCAAGTGGCCTGGAATGGCCCCTTCTATGCCAGGCACGGTTTCGAGGTGCTCGATGAACAGCAACTCGGGGCCAGGTTGCAGGGCATTCTGGCGACCGAGCGTGCCCATGGCTTGTCTGGGCGCTGCGCAATGCGCTTGCCACTGGCCTGA
- a CDS encoding sensor domain-containing diguanylate cyclase, protein MGAARKQDEEGLFTVSSDGRAVALFRLVLSFMAVAMLVFVLVEGWRTWRDYRLAFSAAQNTVTNLARATSQHAEDAIRQVDAITAALAERLEGDGLDHLDRPRLHALLAQQMAIMPQLHGLFVYAPDGSWIVTDRDAIPPNANNSDRDYFIYHRNHADRSVHIGSVVRSRTTGDLIIPISRRLDNRDGSFAGVLLGTIKVDWFVRYYGDFKIDERGALVLAKRDGTILVRRPFVEQVVGRSLANSEVFRNHLPYANEGLVEAVAVVDGTPRLYAYRALSSYPLVVEAGLSRESIIAPWRHDVIKSVAVLLLLLVGLAAFGWVVLRQLRERIAIERALHQAHQTLKALALTDSLTGLGNRRRLDAVFEAEFKRARRQAYPVALVMLDLDYFKLYNDRYGHPAGDQCLQHFAELLKTALKRPADLAVRYGGEEFTLLLPDTDEPGAALVVEEIMQVLRRQAILHAGSPLGRVSASAGIAVGHPARDASTPQSLMAAADAALYQAKRQGRDGYSVAAGRVERTE, encoded by the coding sequence ATGGGTGCGGCCAGAAAGCAGGACGAGGAAGGGCTGTTCACAGTGAGCAGCGACGGACGTGCCGTGGCGCTGTTTCGCCTGGTGTTGTCGTTCATGGCTGTGGCAATGCTGGTCTTCGTGCTGGTCGAAGGCTGGCGTACCTGGCGTGACTACCGGCTCGCTTTCAGCGCAGCGCAAAACACGGTCACCAACCTGGCCAGGGCCACCAGCCAGCATGCCGAAGATGCGATACGTCAGGTGGATGCGATCACCGCCGCACTGGCCGAGCGCCTGGAGGGTGATGGCCTCGACCACCTTGACCGACCACGCTTGCATGCGTTGCTGGCACAGCAGATGGCGATCATGCCGCAGCTGCATGGTTTGTTCGTGTACGCGCCGGACGGCAGCTGGATCGTGACCGATCGCGACGCTATACCACCCAATGCGAACAATTCGGATCGCGACTATTTCATCTATCACCGTAACCATGCCGATCGCAGCGTGCACATCGGCTCGGTTGTGCGCAGCCGTACCACCGGTGACCTGATCATTCCCATCTCGCGCCGGCTCGACAATCGCGATGGCAGCTTTGCCGGGGTGTTGCTCGGTACCATCAAGGTAGACTGGTTCGTGCGCTATTACGGCGATTTCAAGATCGATGAACGCGGTGCGTTGGTACTGGCCAAGCGCGATGGCACCATCCTGGTCCGACGGCCGTTCGTGGAGCAGGTGGTGGGGCGCAGCCTTGCCAACAGTGAGGTGTTCCGCAATCACCTGCCCTATGCCAACGAGGGGCTGGTCGAAGCGGTGGCGGTGGTTGACGGCACCCCGCGCCTGTACGCCTACCGGGCATTGTCGAGCTACCCCCTGGTGGTAGAGGCGGGCTTGTCACGGGAGTCGATCATCGCGCCATGGCGGCACGATGTGATCAAGTCGGTCGCGGTACTGTTGCTGCTGCTGGTCGGCCTGGCGGCATTCGGGTGGGTGGTGCTGCGCCAGTTACGCGAGCGTATCGCCATCGAGCGGGCGCTGCACCAGGCACACCAGACCCTCAAGGCGCTGGCGCTGACCGACAGCTTGACCGGGCTAGGCAATCGCCGGCGCCTGGATGCGGTGTTCGAGGCCGAGTTCAAGCGGGCCCGGCGCCAGGCCTACCCGGTGGCGCTGGTGATGCTCGACCTGGATTACTTCAAGCTGTACAACGATCGCTACGGGCATCCCGCAGGGGATCAGTGCCTGCAGCACTTTGCCGAGTTGTTGAAAACGGCGCTGAAGCGGCCAGCAGACCTGGCCGTTCGTTATGGCGGCGAGGAGTTCACCTTGCTGCTGCCCGACACCGATGAGCCTGGCGCCGCGCTGGTTGTCGAGGAAATCATGCAAGTGCTGCGTCGTCAGGCAATCCTGCATGCCGGCAGCCCGTTAGGGCGTGTGTCGGCCAGTGCAGGAATCGCCGTTGGCCATCCGGCGCGTGATGCCAGCACGCCGCAAAGCCTGATGGCGGCGGCCGACGCTGCGTTGTACCAGGCCAAGCGGCAAGGGCGTGATGGTTACTCTGTGGCAGCCGGCAGAGTGGAACGTACCGAGTGA
- a CDS encoding DUF4142 domain-containing protein, with the protein MSNLFIKRAGLSLVLGMASLQALAATSDDFVEAATEAGIAETVTGKLAMEKSQNTEIKTFAQQMVTDHTKANQKLGDIARKLDISVPDEAALTDKVKKMILEWRDESFDKSYVNNQVDAHEKAVELFKKEAASSDKPELKAFASETLPTLEHHLEQAKALQATHGK; encoded by the coding sequence ATGAGCAATCTGTTCATCAAACGCGCCGGTTTGTCGCTGGTCCTGGGCATGGCATCGCTGCAGGCACTGGCCGCCACATCCGATGATTTCGTCGAAGCTGCCACTGAGGCAGGGATCGCCGAGACGGTCACCGGCAAGCTGGCCATGGAAAAGAGCCAGAACACCGAGATCAAGACTTTCGCCCAGCAGATGGTCACCGACCACACCAAGGCCAACCAGAAGCTCGGCGACATCGCCCGCAAACTCGATATCAGCGTGCCGGACGAAGCAGCGCTGACCGATAAAGTGAAGAAGATGATCCTTGAATGGCGCGACGAGTCGTTCGACAAATCGTATGTCAACAACCAGGTCGACGCCCACGAAAAAGCCGTGGAGTTGTTCAAGAAAGAAGCGGCGTCTTCGGACAAGCCTGAACTGAAAGCCTTCGCCAGCGAAACACTGCCGACCCTGGAGCACCACCTGGAGCAGGCCAAGGCACTCCAGGCCACCCACGGCAAATGA
- a CDS encoding DUF6021 family protein has product MKKPEQHRQGPHSSEQANRKNDLGFDPDSPDLDDPQVDPQGPAKPPRDDEKANTKH; this is encoded by the coding sequence ATGAAAAAGCCAGAGCAACATCGACAGGGGCCACATTCTTCAGAACAGGCAAACCGCAAGAATGACCTCGGTTTCGACCCTGACTCACCGGACCTTGACGATCCGCAAGTCGACCCGCAGGGGCCGGCGAAGCCGCCGAGGGACGATGAAAAAGCCAACACAAAGCACTGA
- a CDS encoding DNA-binding protein translates to MARGGINKAVVQQARQVLIARGEYPSIDAVRIELGNTGSKTTIHRYLKELEGAKPVALQGQAALSDSLTRLVSQLAAQVQEEGDARVEQAEAAFNEQREQLAAQLQVAQQALSAAHQQQQIQAAALAAESERLVTAQNSLQAEQLRSASLNQSLGELQVRLADKEEQIRSLEDKHRHAREALEHYRSASREQREQEQRRHEAQTQQLQVELRQLQQSMIVKQDELTRLHRDNERMLGEHRQASGECKALNELVEQRDAQIQGLRTILAQAQGASDEMRRQLQAQTQSLEDKRGLYAEQGRQLQHLQSELLKRDEALQACRAQLAASN, encoded by the coding sequence ATGGCCCGGGGCGGTATCAACAAGGCGGTAGTGCAGCAGGCGCGGCAGGTGCTGATCGCCCGGGGCGAGTACCCCAGCATCGATGCAGTACGTATCGAGTTGGGCAACACCGGTTCAAAGACCACCATTCACCGTTACCTGAAAGAGCTTGAAGGGGCCAAACCTGTGGCGCTGCAAGGCCAGGCCGCGCTCAGCGATTCGCTGACCAGGCTGGTATCGCAATTGGCCGCTCAGGTGCAGGAGGAGGGGGATGCCCGCGTCGAACAGGCCGAAGCCGCGTTCAACGAGCAGCGTGAGCAGCTAGCGGCGCAGTTGCAGGTGGCGCAGCAGGCACTGTCCGCCGCGCACCAGCAACAGCAAATTCAGGCCGCTGCACTGGCTGCCGAGTCGGAACGCCTGGTGACCGCGCAGAACTCGCTTCAGGCCGAGCAGTTGCGCAGTGCCAGCCTCAATCAATCATTGGGCGAATTGCAGGTGCGCCTGGCCGATAAGGAAGAACAAATCCGCTCGTTGGAGGACAAGCACCGCCACGCCCGTGAAGCGCTTGAGCATTACCGCAGCGCCAGCCGCGAACAACGCGAGCAGGAACAGCGCCGCCACGAAGCGCAAACCCAGCAGCTGCAAGTGGAGCTGCGCCAGTTGCAACAGAGCATGATCGTCAAGCAGGACGAGTTGACTCGTCTGCACCGTGACAATGAGCGGATGCTCGGCGAGCACCGTCAGGCCAGCGGCGAATGCAAGGCATTGAACGAGCTGGTCGAGCAGCGCGACGCACAGATCCAGGGTTTGCGCACGATTCTCGCGCAAGCCCAGGGCGCCAGTGATGAGATGCGTCGGCAATTGCAGGCGCAAACGCAAAGCCTGGAAGACAAACGTGGCCTGTATGCCGAGCAGGGCCGGCAGTTGCAGCACCTGCAGAGCGAACTGCTGAAACGCGACGAGGCACTTCAGGCATGTCGGGCACAGCTGGCGGCGAGCAATTGA
- the tssM gene encoding type VI secretion system membrane subunit TssM: protein MNQPWKHFKRWGLPLVTRIGLAMPLLLGLGAALLLVAIWWLGPQWTWREQEPLASMAHRGLASLVLVLVPLLGWLVVLRSRNRRLHAERNQAVAAELDRTLPFVQAQEKALDQELTRFLHNAGGRRALYRLPWYLVLGDQHAGKTHFIDHTEQNFSLTRIDRVQRRGQQAQALAYPIGWWVSDDAVIIDPPGAFINEASQSGAPTEEPGTSQLPPDTSARLWQHLLGWLVRNRSQRALNGVVLVVDLPALLHGTPEQRVAQAQVLRTRLYEVGSQLGARLPLYVVLAKFDLLDGFDQLCAKLPTAKREQMLGFTFKLDALGSFDAWLDEYGDHYDRLLSELFEQMVERLDALDGAPLRARLFSLHAQLIGLRPILLGFLKEALASDRYTTPALVRGVYWSSVVQQGDMLNAFVREAAQPYKTKLPLLEGKAQGKALTYFIQHAFKRVIYQEAGLAGDNISVARSKRNLLWVGSGVGILALCVTIASWQRYFDINSAKAASVLAKSREYSHHEVDQQLDPTGRNLLGPLDQIRDAVSVFGDYRAAWPGVAELGLYQGRAIGPRVDEAYLNLLAKRFLPALASGVVDAMDAAQPGSEQQMAALRVYRMLEDRQNRRPEWVEDWMARQWQQTFPGQGQLQRDLMQHLKYALAYADADLPQYRQRVAQVQQVLRKVPLPERVYASLKQQAAEQLHTGLDLRHQVGPAFDVVYQSADGSSKGDDVLLAPMLTAKGSREYFEPRSLRFAEMAMIDQWALGERDQLDYSNADREALSQRLHNLYSTDFIDSWRRALNAFSVVEFRDLDHGVAVLQRFTGPAAPLHRLLDTVKENTSLSSTVGVEAPEEAEALRPTSGKAEQPQAWAIQRAFARLSAMLQATGEKPSNYDETLGAIAAVHDYAKAVQDSPDRGNAALRAVHQRFSMTGHDPIGTLQRVATRLPEPINRHVSKLADQTARVLNIEALRELERRWDAEVYSFFQQRLAGRYPFVVKAPDASLDDFEAFFGPKGRLQQFHDQYLKVFLKDNLEALQAGEQGQSLIRDDVLEQLELAERIRETFFDQRGNLTVQFSIEPLGLSANQRTSVLNLDGQLISFTHGPSQITGIVWPNTLGPQVRSNLTLLRHNGNSSSLEYRGPWSMFRLLSRGALNGRTSTSVDLSFATGDGVIRYRLNAEKAFNPITQQPFQGFKLPRGLLQDPG, encoded by the coding sequence ATGAATCAACCATGGAAGCACTTCAAACGTTGGGGCTTGCCCCTGGTGACTCGTATCGGCCTGGCCATGCCGTTGCTGCTAGGGCTGGGGGCTGCACTGTTGCTCGTAGCCATCTGGTGGCTCGGTCCGCAATGGACGTGGCGCGAGCAGGAGCCGTTGGCCAGTATGGCCCATCGGGGGCTGGCAAGCCTGGTGCTCGTTCTGGTACCCCTGCTGGGCTGGCTCGTTGTGTTGCGCAGTCGTAATCGCCGCCTGCACGCAGAACGCAATCAGGCAGTGGCCGCCGAACTGGACCGCACGTTGCCGTTCGTTCAAGCACAAGAGAAGGCGTTGGATCAGGAGCTTACGCGGTTTTTGCACAATGCCGGCGGGCGACGCGCCCTGTACCGTTTGCCCTGGTATCTGGTGTTGGGCGACCAGCATGCTGGCAAGACCCACTTCATCGACCATACCGAACAGAACTTCTCGCTGACCCGCATCGACAGGGTGCAGAGGCGAGGTCAACAAGCGCAAGCATTGGCCTACCCGATAGGCTGGTGGGTCAGCGACGACGCGGTGATCATCGATCCGCCGGGCGCCTTCATCAATGAAGCGTCGCAATCAGGCGCACCCACCGAGGAGCCAGGTACATCGCAACTGCCACCTGATACCTCGGCCAGGTTGTGGCAGCACCTGCTGGGTTGGCTGGTGCGCAATCGCAGTCAGAGAGCCCTCAACGGCGTGGTACTGGTAGTCGACCTGCCTGCATTGTTGCATGGCACACCTGAGCAGCGGGTTGCTCAGGCACAGGTCCTGCGCACCCGCTTGTATGAGGTGGGTAGCCAATTGGGCGCGCGCCTGCCTTTGTATGTGGTGCTGGCCAAGTTCGACCTGTTGGACGGATTCGACCAGCTCTGCGCAAAGCTCCCCACAGCCAAGCGGGAGCAGATGCTGGGTTTTACCTTCAAGCTGGATGCGCTCGGTTCGTTTGACGCGTGGCTCGATGAATATGGTGACCACTACGATCGGTTGCTCAGCGAGTTGTTCGAACAGATGGTAGAGCGGCTCGATGCACTGGACGGTGCACCATTGCGAGCGCGCCTGTTTTCGTTGCATGCCCAGTTGATTGGCCTGCGCCCGATACTGCTGGGGTTCTTGAAAGAAGCACTGGCAAGTGACCGCTACACCACGCCTGCCTTGGTCCGTGGCGTGTACTGGTCCTCGGTCGTGCAGCAAGGCGACATGCTCAATGCCTTTGTTCGCGAGGCGGCCCAGCCATACAAGACGAAGCTGCCGTTGCTTGAGGGCAAGGCGCAAGGCAAGGCGCTGACCTACTTCATCCAGCACGCGTTCAAGCGTGTCATCTATCAGGAAGCCGGGCTTGCCGGGGACAACATCAGTGTGGCGCGCAGCAAGCGCAACCTGCTCTGGGTAGGCTCTGGCGTAGGCATACTGGCTTTATGCGTGACCATCGCCAGTTGGCAACGTTATTTCGACATCAACTCCGCCAAGGCCGCCAGCGTCCTTGCCAAAAGCCGGGAATACAGCCACCACGAAGTGGACCAGCAACTGGACCCTACCGGGCGCAACCTGTTGGGGCCACTGGACCAGATCCGCGATGCCGTGTCGGTGTTTGGCGACTATCGCGCCGCCTGGCCGGGTGTTGCTGAGCTAGGCCTGTATCAGGGGCGTGCCATTGGCCCCCGCGTCGATGAGGCCTACCTCAACTTGCTTGCCAAGCGCTTCCTGCCGGCCTTGGCCAGTGGGGTAGTCGATGCGATGGACGCGGCGCAGCCAGGCAGTGAGCAGCAAATGGCTGCGCTCAGGGTTTACCGGATGCTGGAGGACCGCCAGAACCGCCGGCCCGAATGGGTCGAGGACTGGATGGCCCGCCAGTGGCAGCAAACATTCCCGGGCCAGGGGCAATTGCAACGTGACCTGATGCAGCACCTGAAGTATGCGTTGGCCTATGCCGATGCCGATCTGCCGCAGTATCGCCAGCGTGTTGCCCAGGTGCAGCAGGTACTGCGCAAGGTGCCACTGCCTGAGCGGGTTTATGCGAGCCTCAAACAGCAGGCCGCGGAACAGTTGCACACTGGCTTGGACCTGCGCCACCAAGTGGGGCCGGCCTTCGATGTGGTGTATCAGTCGGCTGACGGCTCCAGCAAAGGCGATGATGTCTTGCTAGCGCCCATGCTTACCGCCAAAGGCTCAAGGGAGTACTTCGAGCCACGCAGCCTGCGGTTCGCAGAAATGGCGATGATCGACCAGTGGGCACTGGGCGAGCGCGACCAGCTCGATTACTCGAATGCCGACCGGGAGGCGCTGAGCCAACGGCTGCATAACTTGTACAGCACCGACTTCATCGACAGTTGGCGGCGTGCATTGAACGCCTTCTCGGTGGTTGAATTCCGCGATCTGGACCATGGCGTCGCGGTCCTGCAGCGGTTCACCGGGCCGGCGGCCCCGCTGCATCGGCTGTTGGATACAGTGAAGGAAAACACTTCGCTTTCATCTACCGTGGGCGTCGAGGCCCCTGAGGAAGCTGAGGCGTTGCGACCGACATCCGGAAAGGCCGAGCAACCCCAGGCGTGGGCCATTCAGCGGGCTTTTGCCAGGCTCAGCGCCATGCTGCAGGCAACGGGTGAAAAACCCAGCAACTACGATGAAACCCTCGGCGCCATTGCGGCAGTACACGATTATGCCAAGGCGGTGCAGGACAGCCCGGACCGTGGTAATGCCGCACTTAGGGCCGTGCATCAGCGCTTCTCGATGACCGGGCACGACCCGATCGGCACCTTGCAGCGGGTGGCAACCCGTTTGCCAGAGCCGATCAACCGCCACGTCAGTAAGCTGGCCGATCAAACGGCGCGGGTGCTGAATATTGAAGCCCTTCGCGAGCTGGAGCGCCGCTGGGATGCCGAGGTGTACAGCTTCTTCCAGCAGCGCCTGGCTGGGCGCTACCCCTTCGTGGTGAAGGCGCCCGATGCCTCCCTGGATGACTTCGAGGCGTTTTTCGGGCCGAAGGGGCGATTGCAGCAGTTCCATGACCAGTACCTGAAGGTTTTCCTGAAAGATAACCTCGAAGCTTTACAGGCGGGGGAGCAGGGGCAATCACTGATCCGCGACGATGTACTCGAGCAACTGGAGTTGGCGGAGCGGATCCGCGAAACCTTCTTCGATCAGCGCGGCAACCTGACCGTGCAGTTCAGTATCGAGCCGTTAGGGCTCAGTGCCAATCAGCGCACCAGCGTCCTGAACCTGGATGGCCAGTTGATTTCCTTCACCCATGGGCCGAGCCAGATCACCGGTATCGTCTGGCCCAATACCTTGGGGCCGCAGGTTCGCAGCAACCTGACCTTGCTCAGGCACAATGGCAACAGCAGCAGCCTGGAGTACCGCGGCCCGTGGTCGATGTTCCGCCTGCTCAGCCGCGGCGCGCTGAACGGCCGCACGTCGACCAGCGTCGACCTGAGTTTTGCGACTGGCGATGGCGTGATTCGCTACCGGCTGAATGCCGAAAAGGCGTTCAACCCCATAACCCAGCAACCCTTCCAAGGCTTCAAGCTGCCGCGTGGTCTGCTGCAGGACCCAGGTTGA